A window from Armatimonadia bacterium encodes these proteins:
- a CDS encoding Gfo/Idh/MocA family oxidoreductase — protein sequence MAKRASKPVRVGVYGIGRGRSFAEQATAMEGVKLAAICEQRDQALQDFLKTHPGVTGYTDYARMLEHDLDAVVLANYCTEHAPAAILALQAGLHVQSENIAIKTMGEAVDLVRAVEASGKIYMYAENCAYMNFAQEMAYLYQKGEIGEFRYGEGEYVHPVSRDTKISLAPTFEHWRNWIPATYYCTHAMGPIMYVTGLRPVKVSGFVMPWDPETPSCSESYGRNDLGSVLMVQMENGAYTKLLLGGLQKHLLWYRIYGHKGEMENSRMDYQQLLVHKEPWNKQPGEPSDLIYRPEFRRFHDLALRSGHGGADFFMLQEFVDAIRTHTQPYLDVYRGLQMSCLGILAYKSALEGNVAIDVPSFHCDAELKPYEGDNWSCDPADAGPGQPWPSILGEIKKPKRLRDKVAKRAKELRPDWDL from the coding sequence ATGGCCAAGCGCGCCAGCAAGCCGGTTCGCGTCGGCGTGTATGGTATCGGACGTGGGCGCTCCTTCGCGGAACAGGCCACTGCGATGGAGGGCGTCAAACTGGCGGCCATCTGCGAGCAGCGCGACCAGGCTTTGCAGGACTTCCTCAAGACGCATCCAGGCGTGACGGGCTACACGGACTACGCCAGGATGCTGGAGCACGATCTTGACGCGGTGGTGCTCGCCAACTACTGCACTGAGCATGCCCCGGCAGCGATTCTGGCGCTCCAGGCAGGACTGCACGTGCAGAGCGAGAACATCGCCATCAAGACCATGGGCGAGGCGGTTGACCTAGTCCGGGCGGTCGAGGCCAGCGGCAAGATCTACATGTACGCGGAGAACTGCGCGTACATGAACTTCGCCCAGGAGATGGCGTACCTGTATCAGAAGGGCGAGATCGGCGAGTTCCGCTATGGGGAAGGGGAGTACGTTCACCCGGTCTCGCGCGACACCAAGATCAGCCTTGCCCCGACCTTCGAGCACTGGCGCAACTGGATCCCGGCGACCTACTACTGCACTCACGCGATGGGCCCGATCATGTACGTGACCGGGCTGCGACCGGTGAAGGTGAGTGGCTTCGTGATGCCCTGGGATCCGGAAACCCCATCCTGCAGCGAGAGCTACGGCCGGAATGACCTGGGCTCGGTGCTCATGGTGCAGATGGAGAACGGCGCGTACACCAAGCTCCTGCTGGGTGGGCTGCAAAAGCACCTTCTGTGGTACCGCATCTACGGCCACAAGGGCGAGATGGAGAACTCACGGATGGACTACCAGCAGTTGCTGGTTCACAAGGAGCCCTGGAACAAGCAGCCCGGGGAGCCGAGCGACCTGATCTACCGGCCGGAGTTCCGGCGCTTCCATGATCTCGCCCTTCGCAGCGGCCACGGTGGAGCGGACTTCTTCATGCTTCAGGAGTTCGTCGACGCGATCCGCACGCACACCCAACCCTACCTGGATGTCTACCGGGGACTGCAGATGAGCTGCCTGGGCATCCTCGCGTACAAGAGCGCCCTGGAGGGCAACGTAGCCATCGACGTACCGAGCTTCCACTGCGACGCCGAGCTGAAGCCCTACGAGGGCGACAACTGGTCCTGCGATCCGGCCGATGCCGGACCGGGTCAGCCCTGGCCCAGCATCCTGGGAGAGATCAAGAAGCCGAAGCGTCTGCGAGACAAGGTTGCGAAGCGTGCGAAGGAGCTGCGGCCAGACTGGGACCTATAG
- a CDS encoding neutral/alkaline non-lysosomal ceramidase N-terminal domain-containing protein: protein MRIGFAKKDITPRVGVEMAGFGPFLNRRSMAIRDRLWSRAMAVEKGGKTWVLISNDLINLRLEQTHRIREYVCAGSGLPPEAVMVHCIHTHSGPATSLMHGWGQPDLPYLETLPRKIAASALAALANLQEATLHHAEVPCEGIGLNREYDKDAPPLEEVLEETWRPAHPELTDTTCHVLVARAADDPGKVLGFASYFGCHPVVCCQQTHYLHGDYAGVATNLLEREHLGSVGLFLQGAQGDVNSCVVHKPEPESLLALDVIAGRYARAVRKGITEAKQIEVDQIGCALHEVTFTRRLLTREEMVARLSEQEAILHAPGASDEAFEVRMAMVFAEAYRKLIRELDLGENLQPPTEMQGLRLGPVSLLGGPFETFQAIKNDVRASAQAPIPLVLGLTNDSLGYAPDKTVAARGGYAADNVPLMLGSLAFARAHEELVRELLALDAELNG from the coding sequence ATGCGAATTGGCTTTGCGAAGAAGGACATTACCCCGCGCGTCGGCGTCGAGATGGCCGGTTTTGGCCCCTTCCTCAACCGCCGCTCGATGGCGATTCGCGACCGTCTCTGGTCTCGTGCGATGGCCGTGGAGAAGGGCGGAAAGACGTGGGTGCTGATCAGCAATGACCTGATCAACCTCCGCCTCGAGCAGACCCACCGGATCCGCGAGTACGTCTGCGCCGGTTCGGGCCTCCCACCCGAGGCGGTCATGGTCCACTGCATCCACACTCACAGCGGACCCGCCACGAGTCTCATGCATGGCTGGGGACAGCCGGACTTGCCCTATCTCGAGACCTTGCCGCGCAAGATCGCCGCTTCCGCTCTGGCCGCTCTTGCCAACCTCCAGGAGGCGACGCTGCATCATGCGGAAGTCCCCTGCGAAGGCATCGGCCTGAACCGCGAGTACGACAAGGATGCACCTCCCCTGGAGGAGGTACTGGAGGAGACCTGGCGTCCGGCCCATCCTGAGCTGACCGATACGACTTGCCATGTCCTGGTCGCGCGTGCTGCCGACGACCCCGGCAAGGTACTTGGTTTCGCGAGCTACTTCGGCTGTCACCCAGTCGTGTGCTGCCAGCAGACCCACTACCTGCACGGCGACTATGCCGGAGTGGCGACGAACCTGCTGGAGCGCGAGCATCTCGGTTCGGTCGGACTGTTCCTCCAGGGCGCGCAGGGCGACGTCAACTCCTGCGTGGTCCACAAGCCGGAGCCGGAGTCGCTGCTGGCCCTCGATGTCATCGCCGGTCGCTACGCCCGTGCGGTGCGTAAGGGCATCACTGAGGCAAAGCAGATCGAGGTCGACCAGATCGGGTGCGCCCTGCACGAGGTTACCTTCACCCGGCGCCTGCTCACTCGGGAGGAGATGGTGGCTCGCCTGTCAGAGCAGGAGGCGATCCTGCATGCTCCCGGTGCAAGTGACGAGGCTTTCGAGGTGCGTATGGCGATGGTCTTTGCCGAGGCCTACCGGAAGCTAATCCGCGAGCTTGACCTGGGCGAGAACCTGCAGCCGCCGACGGAAATGCAGGGCTTGCGACTGGGGCCCGTTTCGCTGCTGGGCGGTCCCTTTGAGACCTTCCAGGCGATCAAGAACGACGTGAGGGCTTCCGCGCAGGCGCCGATCCCCCTGGTCCTGGGGCTCACGAACGATAGTCTGGGGTACGCTCCAGACAAGACCGTAGCCGCTCGTGGTGGCTACGCAGCGGATAACGTGCCGCTGATGCTGGGCAGTCTGGCCTTCGCGAGGGCCCATGAGGAGCTGGTGCGCGAACTACTGGCACTGGACGCCGAACTGAACGGCTGA
- a CDS encoding glycerophosphodiester phosphodiesterase family protein codes for MQPELMAHRGNSGLAPENTLAAFAKAIETKSKWVELDVHLTADGEVVVMHDAKVDRTTNGTGAIADLTFAQIRALDAGSWFGPEFAGEKVPTLAEVVDLLRGRLRINVEIKSAADPESSRKVVEILRKGGVLEQSMISSFGLQAVLEVRKYWDDPMLALITGKIEDLQTTIDNGLQYFNIEYHPVDGALIEKAHAAGVGVNVWTVDDPALWPHFAKLGADILTSNQPHLMPVEG; via the coding sequence ATGCAACCGGAACTAATGGCTCACCGTGGTAACTCCGGCCTCGCACCGGAGAACACTCTTGCCGCCTTCGCCAAGGCCATCGAGACCAAGTCGAAATGGGTCGAACTCGACGTGCACCTCACCGCCGACGGCGAAGTCGTCGTCATGCACGACGCGAAGGTCGACCGGACCACCAACGGCACCGGCGCCATCGCGGACCTCACCTTCGCCCAGATCAGGGCGCTCGACGCCGGGAGCTGGTTCGGCCCGGAGTTCGCGGGCGAGAAGGTCCCGACGCTGGCCGAAGTCGTCGACCTGCTCCGCGGCCGTCTTCGCATCAACGTGGAGATCAAGTCGGCCGCCGATCCGGAAAGCTCGCGCAAGGTGGTCGAGATCCTGCGCAAGGGCGGCGTGCTCGAACAGAGCATGATCTCCTCCTTCGGTCTCCAGGCTGTGCTCGAAGTGCGCAAGTACTGGGACGACCCGATGCTGGCGCTGATCACCGGCAAGATCGAGGACCTGCAGACCACCATCGACAACGGCCTGCAGTACTTCAACATCGAGTACCACCCGGTGGATGGCGCACTCATCGAGAAGGCCCATGCGGCCGGAGTCGGCGTCAATGTCTGGACGGTCGATGACCCGGCTCTGTGGCCGCACTTTGCCAAGCTCGGCGCCGACATCCTCACCAGCAACCAGCCGCACCTGATGCCGGTGGAGGGATAG
- a CDS encoding Gfo/Idh/MocA family oxidoreductase, translated as MTTVKWLLVGAGDIATRRAGPALVAVPRSEVVAICDLDEERATKLAQALGVNTVYTDYAQALAESGADAVYLATPQRTHIELSLAALQAGKHLLCEKPLGLNGAECLKLLEAARASDRVTSCSNYRRLSEQYKLTEAMLQEGQIGELVGGWAIYSTPFYNPARAPISQALGLSRIKELGFYLIDIAHHFFGMPVSAMAQGSILHPEVMNDVEELATVILRFPAGQMFTLIFNCASPGTRHELEVFGSKGRLYWPAWPPHGNGPVVKITSAGTESFEAHTAENWHLPMIEDYVDALLTGRPPVCSLESAVKTEVITDAIFRSLESGKTEPVSWEM; from the coding sequence ATGACCACGGTGAAATGGCTGCTTGTCGGTGCGGGCGACATCGCTACCAGGCGGGCAGGTCCCGCGCTGGTTGCGGTACCACGCTCGGAGGTGGTCGCGATCTGCGACCTCGACGAGGAACGTGCTACAAAACTGGCCCAGGCGCTCGGGGTGAACACCGTCTACACGGACTACGCTCAGGCACTGGCCGAGAGTGGGGCCGACGCCGTCTACCTCGCCACGCCGCAGAGAACGCACATCGAGCTGAGCCTGGCCGCGCTTCAGGCCGGCAAGCATCTTCTGTGTGAGAAGCCGCTGGGGCTCAACGGCGCCGAGTGTCTCAAGCTCCTGGAGGCCGCTCGCGCTTCCGACCGCGTAACGAGCTGCTCCAACTACCGCCGCCTCTCCGAGCAGTACAAGCTCACCGAGGCCATGCTGCAGGAGGGGCAGATCGGCGAGTTGGTCGGCGGCTGGGCCATCTACTCGACGCCCTTCTACAACCCCGCCAGGGCGCCTATCAGTCAGGCGCTTGGTCTCAGCCGCATCAAGGAACTCGGCTTCTACCTCATCGACATCGCCCACCACTTCTTCGGGATGCCGGTATCTGCGATGGCCCAGGGCAGCATCCTCCACCCCGAGGTCATGAACGATGTCGAGGAGCTTGCCACGGTGATTCTGCGGTTCCCTGCTGGGCAGATGTTCACCCTGATCTTCAACTGCGCCTCACCGGGCACGCGCCATGAGCTGGAAGTCTTCGGCTCGAAGGGACGCCTCTACTGGCCCGCATGGCCGCCGCATGGCAACGGGCCCGTGGTCAAGATCACCAGCGCAGGCACCGAGAGCTTCGAGGCCCACACAGCGGAGAACTGGCACCTGCCAATGATCGAGGACTACGTCGATGCCCTCCTGACCGGACGCCCGCCGGTCTGCAGCCTGGAGAGCGCCGTCAAGACCGAAGTCATCACCGACGCTATCTTCCGCTCCCTGGAGAGCGGCAAGACCGAGCCGGTATCCTGGGAGATGTGA
- a CDS encoding Nif3-like dinuclear metal center hexameric protein — protein sequence MTVQDFDGFLHNLDPQARGDNSPDGLKWGDPTMPVRAVGTTWMASMAVLEQAAAKAINLIVAHEPTFWYHGTPANPELELCRRHEVDLSFKTSFLEEHGIAILRAHNCWDGYPVYGIEACLRAQLELPDPVSTLSSFFHLYEVQPTTLGALAQHCKTKMGMPAVRFCGDPEKAVERLVMAFGASSSAAQYYRFWREGVDVVITGEQCEWADIRPAHDLGLGVIELGHSNTEAAGMEGLARLLREHFPGLPIEHLPTGDSFRYA from the coding sequence ATGACCGTTCAGGACTTCGACGGCTTCCTGCACAACCTTGACCCCCAGGCACGCGGGGACAACAGTCCCGATGGCCTGAAGTGGGGCGACCCGACGATGCCTGTGCGGGCGGTCGGAACGACCTGGATGGCGTCGATGGCTGTCCTGGAGCAGGCGGCCGCCAAGGCTATCAACCTCATCGTCGCCCATGAGCCGACCTTCTGGTACCACGGCACGCCGGCGAACCCCGAACTGGAGCTTTGCCGCCGGCACGAGGTGGACCTGTCCTTCAAGACGAGCTTCCTCGAGGAGCACGGCATCGCGATCCTCCGTGCGCACAACTGCTGGGACGGCTATCCCGTGTATGGCATTGAAGCCTGTCTGCGCGCGCAATTGGAGCTACCGGACCCGGTGAGCACGCTGTCGAGCTTCTTCCACCTCTACGAGGTTCAGCCGACCACTCTCGGTGCCCTGGCCCAGCACTGCAAGACGAAGATGGGGATGCCTGCGGTGCGGTTCTGCGGTGACCCGGAGAAGGCCGTCGAGCGACTCGTCATGGCCTTCGGGGCCTCAAGCAGTGCGGCACAATACTACCGCTTCTGGCGCGAGGGTGTGGACGTGGTGATCACCGGGGAGCAGTGCGAGTGGGCGGACATCCGGCCAGCCCATGACCTGGGGCTGGGCGTCATCGAACTGGGGCACTCGAACACCGAGGCCGCCGGGATGGAGGGTCTGGCGCGACTCCTGCGCGAGCACTTCCCCGGACTCCCGATCGAGCACCTTCCGACGGGGGACTCCTTCCGGTACGCGTAG
- a CDS encoding response regulator, which produces MANKLVLVIEDERPNARLLSLLVERCGVGAAIAHDGKEGLEMIRAHRPDLVLLDMVMPIMRGEELLSILRADPELRQVPVIIISTLENLGAGEAAELPHLRKPFDPLEVMRMIRQALNLEDKGTSE; this is translated from the coding sequence ATGGCCAACAAGCTTGTCCTGGTGATCGAGGATGAGCGGCCGAATGCGAGGCTGCTTTCCCTTCTCGTAGAGCGCTGCGGTGTCGGAGCCGCGATCGCTCATGACGGCAAGGAGGGTCTGGAGATGATCCGGGCCCACCGGCCGGACCTCGTCCTCCTCGACATGGTGATGCCGATCATGCGGGGCGAGGAACTGCTGTCGATCCTGCGTGCCGATCCCGAACTGCGCCAGGTGCCGGTGATCATCATCAGCACTCTGGAGAACCTCGGGGCAGGTGAGGCCGCCGAGCTACCTCACCTGCGCAAGCCCTTCGACCCGCTGGAAGTCATGCGGATGATCCGCCAGGCGCTGAACCTGGAGGACAAGGGCACCTCCGAGTAA
- a CDS encoding amidohydrolase family protein translates to MPNITYFDATCYLGNWLRTLPGQPNTPEKLLAAMDHFGIHEAMVVDTVSMATNPRAGNKRILERVRDYPRLHPAWTTLLTHAREMPAPRDLVAQMREEGVAALYLFYKHFDLPLESFAVDDLCAALEAQRVPLFLCPNSLYVGGTDRSDWRNLVRICQTFPNLPVVVTEERIYAGQRPLTEAMAACPNLILDISSVWLHKKIEFICRELGAERMVWGSQMPTRTPGSPLMQLNYSDISEDELALIAGGNLRRLLSWNPKIEFVENVEFPPPEDKLHKAVRERLPLRGEGFYDCHGHIGWTSPHHIVHETPEGLVAEMDKFGVKAGCVFCLQIVGDPPFGNDEVKTMVDQFPDRFVPFTFVNPFSGEEAMLEELQRGLDLGFQGVKLMLNAYNSCSSDSPLVEVPCRFAHEHKQFILSHSWGSPERMEYLCKTYPDALFIAGHSYGTYGELCKEIDNLYICTCPFLNWGQTEAYVKLYGADRILFGSDLTDLPIGWGMGQILYARISEEDKRKILGGNLKRLMDQYGIHPR, encoded by the coding sequence ATGCCCAACATCACCTACTTTGACGCCACCTGTTACCTGGGGAACTGGCTGCGCACGCTGCCCGGCCAGCCGAACACACCTGAGAAGCTGCTGGCCGCCATGGACCATTTCGGCATCCACGAAGCCATGGTCGTGGACACGGTTAGCATGGCAACCAATCCGAGGGCGGGCAACAAGCGCATCCTCGAAAGGGTGCGTGACTACCCGCGTCTTCACCCGGCCTGGACCACGCTCCTCACCCACGCCCGCGAGATGCCTGCTCCTCGCGATCTGGTGGCCCAGATGCGGGAAGAGGGCGTGGCTGCGCTGTACCTGTTCTACAAGCACTTCGACCTGCCGCTGGAGAGCTTTGCGGTCGATGACCTGTGTGCGGCCCTTGAGGCGCAGCGCGTCCCGCTGTTCCTGTGCCCAAACAGCCTCTATGTCGGCGGAACCGACCGGAGCGACTGGCGCAACCTCGTCCGCATCTGCCAGACCTTCCCGAACCTGCCGGTGGTAGTGACCGAGGAGCGCATCTACGCGGGCCAGCGCCCCCTGACGGAAGCGATGGCGGCTTGCCCGAACCTGATTCTCGACATCTCCAGTGTCTGGCTGCACAAGAAGATCGAGTTCATCTGCCGCGAACTCGGAGCGGAGCGCATGGTCTGGGGCTCGCAGATGCCCACACGGACGCCCGGCTCGCCGCTGATGCAGCTCAACTACTCCGATATCAGCGAAGACGAACTCGCACTGATCGCCGGCGGCAACCTGCGCCGACTGCTCTCCTGGAACCCCAAGATCGAGTTCGTGGAGAACGTGGAGTTCCCGCCGCCGGAGGACAAGCTCCACAAGGCGGTGCGAGAGCGTCTGCCCCTGCGTGGTGAAGGGTTCTATGACTGCCACGGTCACATCGGCTGGACCAGCCCGCACCATATCGTCCATGAGACGCCCGAGGGGCTCGTCGCCGAGATGGACAAGTTCGGCGTCAAGGCCGGTTGCGTCTTCTGCCTGCAGATTGTCGGCGATCCGCCCTTCGGTAACGACGAAGTCAAGACAATGGTCGATCAGTTCCCGGACCGCTTCGTGCCCTTCACCTTCGTGAACCCCTTCAGCGGTGAGGAGGCAATGCTGGAGGAGCTACAGCGCGGTCTGGACCTGGGCTTCCAGGGCGTCAAGCTGATGCTCAATGCCTACAACAGTTGTAGCTCGGACAGCCCACTGGTCGAGGTGCCCTGTCGCTTCGCCCACGAGCACAAGCAGTTCATCCTCAGCCACTCCTGGGGCAGCCCCGAGCGGATGGAGTACCTGTGCAAGACGTACCCCGATGCGCTCTTCATCGCCGGGCACTCCTACGGGACCTACGGGGAGTTGTGCAAGGAGATCGACAACCTGTACATCTGCACCTGCCCCTTCCTGAACTGGGGGCAAACCGAGGCCTATGTGAAGCTGTACGGCGCAGACCGCATCCTCTTCGGGAGCGACCTGACCGACCTGCCGATTGGCTGGGGGATGGGACAGATTCTGTACGCCCGCATCTCGGAAGAGGACAAGCGCAAGATCCTCGGCGGCAACCTGAAGCGGCTTATGGACCAGTACGGGATTCACCCGCGATGA
- a CDS encoding Fur family transcriptional regulator: MADQRQELQHRLAQLWETLKARGIRLTPQRLEVLREVVGSTEPPDAEAVFRGVRKRLPDISLDTVYRTLWLFTDLGLVTTLGVHCERHRFDASMRPHHHFVCIRCGKAGDFYCEELDQLPLPDSVRRLGVVEKTQVEVRGLSRTRAGKTAPP, encoded by the coding sequence ATGGCCGACCAACGGCAGGAACTCCAACACCGTCTGGCGCAGCTTTGGGAGACGCTCAAGGCCAGGGGCATACGACTGACGCCACAGCGCCTCGAAGTCTTGCGTGAGGTCGTCGGCTCGACAGAGCCTCCGGATGCCGAGGCCGTCTTCCGCGGAGTGCGGAAGCGCCTTCCCGACATCTCCCTCGATACCGTCTACCGAACCCTCTGGCTCTTCACCGACCTGGGACTGGTCACGACTCTCGGCGTCCACTGCGAGAGACACCGGTTTGATGCCAGCATGAGGCCTCACCACCACTTCGTATGCATCAGGTGCGGAAAGGCAGGTGACTTCTACTGCGAGGAACTGGATCAGCTTCCACTCCCTGACTCCGTGAGGCGGCTCGGCGTCGTCGAGAAGACGCAGGTTGAGGTTCGCGGCCTATCCCGGACACGTGCAGGCAAGACGGCCCCACCATGA
- a CDS encoding catalase: MDKKLTTNAGAPVPDNQNLMTAGPRGPGLLQDTWFLEKLAHFDREVIPERRMHAKGSGAYGVFTVTHDITRYTKASIFAGIGKKTELFVRFSTVAGERGAADAERDIRGFAIKFYTDQGNWDLVGNNTPVFFLRDPLKFPDLNHAVKRDPRTNLRSTRNNWDFWTSLPEALHQVTITMSDRGIPATYRHMHGFGSHTFSFISPANERWWCKFHFRTQQGIKNLTDEEAEALIGKDRESHQRDLLESIDKGDFPRWTMYVQVMPEKEAANCSYNPFDLTKVWFHKDYPLIEVGVLELNRNPENYFAEVEQSAFNPAGIVPGIGFSPDKMLQGRLFSYGDAQRYRLGVNHHLIPVNRSRCPFHSYHRDGAMRVDGNYGSALGYEPNSYGEWQEQPESAEPPLDLEGAAGRWSHREDEDYYSQPGLLFRLMSPEQQKALFGNTGRAMGDAPHEVKVRHIGNCLKADPAYGQGVAKALSIPLEEVPQ; encoded by the coding sequence ATGGACAAGAAGCTGACCACCAATGCCGGAGCGCCAGTCCCCGACAACCAGAACCTTATGACGGCCGGCCCGCGTGGCCCGGGGCTTCTCCAGGACACCTGGTTCCTGGAGAAGCTCGCCCACTTCGACCGCGAAGTCATCCCCGAGCGCCGCATGCACGCCAAGGGCTCCGGTGCCTACGGGGTCTTCACCGTCACCCATGACATTACCCGCTACACCAAGGCGAGCATCTTTGCTGGGATCGGCAAGAAGACGGAACTGTTTGTGCGCTTCTCGACAGTGGCCGGCGAGCGTGGCGCGGCCGATGCGGAGAGAGATATCCGGGGCTTCGCCATCAAGTTCTACACCGATCAGGGCAACTGGGATCTTGTCGGCAACAACACCCCGGTCTTCTTCCTGCGCGATCCTCTGAAGTTCCCCGACCTCAACCACGCTGTCAAGCGGGATCCGCGAACCAACCTGCGCAGCACTCGCAACAACTGGGACTTCTGGACCTCGCTGCCCGAGGCCCTCCACCAGGTCACGATCACGATGAGCGACCGGGGCATCCCCGCCACCTACCGCCACATGCACGGCTTCGGTAGCCACACTTTCAGCTTCATCAGCCCTGCCAACGAGCGCTGGTGGTGCAAGTTCCACTTCCGCACCCAACAGGGCATCAAGAACCTCACCGACGAAGAGGCCGAGGCACTCATCGGCAAGGACCGGGAGAGCCACCAGCGCGACCTGCTGGAGAGCATCGACAAGGGCGACTTCCCTCGCTGGACGATGTACGTCCAGGTCATGCCCGAGAAGGAAGCCGCCAACTGCTCCTACAACCCCTTCGACCTCACCAAGGTCTGGTTCCACAAAGACTACCCGCTGATCGAGGTGGGGGTACTGGAGCTGAACCGTAATCCCGAGAACTACTTCGCCGAGGTCGAGCAGTCGGCTTTCAATCCCGCCGGCATAGTGCCCGGGATCGGGTTCTCACCGGACAAGATGCTCCAGGGGCGGCTGTTCTCCTATGGTGACGCCCAGCGCTATCGGCTCGGCGTCAACCATCACCTGATTCCGGTAAACCGCTCTCGCTGTCCCTTCCACAGTTACCACCGTGACGGGGCAATGCGTGTCGACGGCAACTACGGCAGTGCCCTCGGCTACGAGCCCAACAGCTACGGCGAGTGGCAGGAGCAGCCGGAGTCTGCCGAGCCACCGCTGGACCTGGAGGGAGCCGCCGGTCGCTGGAGCCACCGGGAGGACGAGGATTACTACAGCCAGCCCGGTCTGCTCTTCCGCCTGATGAGCCCCGAGCAGCAAAAGGCGCTCTTTGGCAACACGGGGCGGGCGATGGGCGATGCGCCCCACGAGGTGAAGGTCCGTCACATCGGCAACTGCCTCAAGGCTGACCCGGCCTATGGTCAGGGCGTCGCAAAAGCCCTGAGTATTCCGCTAGAAGAAGTGCCCCAGTAG
- a CDS encoding NAD-dependent epimerase/dehydratase family protein, which yields MRVLLLGGTGCLSGDIAALAARKPSLELYLVNRGNRPCFVPDGAHCIQGDISRPEELRTKLEGLTFDVVADFLSYGVDQLESNLNLFRGRCGQYLFISSGAVYRTKSCTEVITEARTMVGNTVWSYGRNKILCERRLQAEHESSGLDYTIVRPAFTYNNLRILHPVGPGHQTHSWTIASRILQGKPLLMHDDGTALCTVTHTEDFAKAFVGLFGNPGALGEAFHITSDECFTWNRVAEMVGDALGRKPILCHVPAHDLGFELGGDFGEKLISFSRNGVYDSSKIRTLVPEFVCTTHFPEGIARTIRFYYDHPEFQVVHEWFDQKMDEIAEKYRD from the coding sequence ATGAGAGTCCTGTTGCTTGGTGGAACCGGCTGCCTGAGCGGCGACATCGCTGCCCTCGCCGCCCGCAAGCCCAGCCTTGAGTTGTACCTGGTGAACCGTGGCAACCGTCCCTGCTTCGTCCCCGACGGGGCACATTGCATCCAGGGGGACATCTCCCGACCTGAGGAGCTCCGAACCAAGCTCGAAGGGCTGACCTTCGACGTGGTGGCCGACTTCCTCTCCTACGGCGTCGACCAACTGGAAAGCAACCTCAATCTGTTCCGAGGCCGCTGCGGCCAGTACCTCTTCATCTCCTCCGGAGCAGTCTACCGGACCAAGTCCTGCACCGAGGTCATCACCGAGGCCAGGACGATGGTCGGCAACACGGTCTGGTCCTATGGCCGAAACAAGATCCTCTGCGAGCGCCGTCTCCAGGCCGAGCACGAGAGCAGTGGCCTCGACTACACCATCGTCCGTCCGGCCTTCACCTACAACAACCTCCGCATCCTCCATCCGGTGGGGCCGGGCCACCAGACCCACTCCTGGACCATCGCCAGCCGCATCCTGCAGGGCAAGCCCCTCCTGATGCACGACGACGGCACTGCGCTGTGCACCGTCACCCACACCGAGGACTTCGCCAAGGCCTTCGTCGGGCTCTTCGGCAATCCCGGTGCTCTGGGCGAGGCCTTCCACATCACCTCCGACGAGTGCTTCACCTGGAATCGGGTGGCCGAGATGGTCGGCGACGCCCTTGGCCGCAAGCCCATCCTGTGCCACGTTCCGGCCCATGACCTCGGCTTTGAGCTAGGCGGCGACTTCGGCGAGAAGCTCATCTCCTTCTCCCGCAACGGCGTCTACGACAGCAGCAAGATCCGGACACTGGTGCCCGAGTTCGTCTGCACGACCCACTTCCCGGAAGGAATCGCACGCACGATTCGGTTCTACTACGACCACCCCGAGTTCCAGGTGGTGCACGAGTGGTTCGACCAGAAGATGGATGAGATCGCCGAAAAGTACCGCGACTGA